In Candidatus Dadabacteria bacterium, the DNA window ACAGCCTTTCATCGCAATTTGAATCTGAGCGCAAAGATTATTATGACCAGTTGGAAAAACAGCAACGCGGCACGCCGGAGGTAACAGGTTGGCTTGAATGGTTTCTGGATTGCCTTGGTCGTGCAATTGCCAGAGCCGAAGACACACTGAGCACCGTGTTATTTAAAGCACAGCTGTGGGAAAAGATTAATCGGCAACCTGTCAATAAACGTCAGCGTCTGATTATTAATCGTATGCTGGAGCATGATTTTAGAGGGCATATGAGCACCTCAAAGTATGCAAAACTGGCCAAGTGCTCCACAGATACAGCATTACGGGACATTCAGCACTTAAAGTCACGCGGCATTTTTATTCAGAACCCTGGCGGCGGACGAAGCACAAGCTACCGCTTGCCGGATACCATTAACTGAAAAAAACGGTCAGGATGCTAGATTGAAAGTAAGCCTTCTTCTCTCCATGTCCGCTGATACAAGCTTCACGCGAACTTCCTCTCCGAGGTTGAACCACTTTCTTTTCCTGCCCTTGATCTTGTAAAAATGCTCGGGGATGAGTCCCTCGACGAAGTGTTCTTCTATTTCTATGAAAACCCCGAAGGGGTGTATGCTCAGTATTTTCCCGTGGAATACGTCACCCACGCGGCTTTTCATGAAATTCGCCGTCTCGAGGTTCATAAACTGGCGCTCCGCATCCTCGGCCGTTCTCTCCAGAATCGAGCAGCGTTCTGCTATCCGCTTGAGACGGGCGGAATCGTAGGAAGGTGTTCTTTTCTGCAGTATTTCATCGATAATCCTGTGAACAACAAGGTCAGCATACCTTCTTATGGGGGAAGTGAAGTGGGTGTAATCGTCTATAGCAAGACCGAAGTGGGGAACATGCTTTGTTGAGTAAACGGCTTTTTTGAGCGCGCGTAGAATCATAAAGTTTATCTGCTCCCGATCCTTTCTTCCCGAAGCAGCTTTCATTACTTCCTGGATGTCCTGCTGCTTAATCTGTCCTCCGAAGTTTGCCTTGATACCTATTTTGAGAAGGTTTTCACGCAGTTGCTCTATGGAATCCGGATCCGGGGATTCGTGAATCCTGTAAATCGATTCGAAACCATTTCTGAAAATAAACTCCGCGACAACGGAGTTGGCCATGATCATGAACTCCTCTATTATCTCATGGGCGACATTCCGCTTAAGCCTGTCGACGTCGCTTACCTCTCCCTTGGAATCGCGAAGCAGCACGGCCTCGGGAAAATCAAAGTCAAGGCCTCCTTTGTCGATCCTAAGCTCCCTGAGCTTGCGGTAAAGCTCCTTCATCAAAAGCAAGGAAGAAATGATGTTTTTGCCACGGGAGGATGAAGCAGTGCCGTTCCCTTCCAAAATGGCCGCGGCTTCGGAGTATGTAAGCCTCGCGCAGCTTTTTATCACGCTGTTGTATATCCTCGAGTCCCTGAGCCTTCCCGAGGAATCGAAATCCATCTCGACCGTCTTGGTAAGCCGTCTTCTTCCGGGGCGCAGGCTGCAAAGATCGTTTGAAAGCCTCTTGGGAAGCATGGGAATCACCCTGTCTGAAAGGTAGGTGCTGGTGGCCCTGCGGGCAGCCTCTTCGTCACACGCACTTCCGCAAGCCACGTAATGAGAAACGTCCGCGATACTTACCCGAAGTCTGTATCCCCTGCGGATTTTTGTTACGCCTACCGCATCGTCAAAATCCTTTGCGTCATCCCCGTCTATGGTGAAAGTAGTCTCTTTTTCAAGATTCACTCTCGAAGAAAGGTTGCCGTTTGACAATTCCGCGCTTAGACCCGCGACTTCTTTTGTCACATTGCGCGAAAAACCCTTCGCAAGACCATACTCGGAGATAATCCCCCTTTTTTCAGTTTCAATCTCTCCAGATATCCCCAAGCGCTCGGTCACTGTTGCTGTCTGTTTCCCCGGCTTACTCTCTATGACTACGAGTTCCCCGTCGGAAAAACTCTTTTTCCACCCTCCGGTTTCAACCTCATACTCGAAGAGTTCCGCTTTTCTGGGACAGGCAACAAACCCCCTCGGGGTTTCTCTCAAGTCGGCCAGAACCCTCAGGAAGCTACCTTTTGAGAGGCCGGCTGGAACGATTTTCTTGCGGTTCCCATTAAGAAGAGATACAGGGGAATCCAGGTGCCGACCGTTTTTCGCAGCACCCTTCTTCCAATGTTTTCGAAGACGGTAGCTACCCCTGGAGGTTCTTTTAATCTTCCCCTCGAAGGCCATACTCTTCAGCGTAGCCCGGAGCTTCTCTCTTTTTCTCTCTGGCATATCAAGCCCCCTGAGAATATTGCCCTCGGAGAGACTTTTCCCCTTGTTTTCGCTGAGCAGTTTTAGAATCCGCAATTCCCTTTTGCTTGACATGATATAAACCCGGCTTTTCAGCCGCAGGAACTTCCCTGTTTTAAAAATTGAAATTTACGAGGTCTTGTATACAATTAGTGCCGTTTTTATTAATTCTGCTTTCTGGAGTTCTTTTATGCTTAGAACAAACATTCTCGGAGGGATCCTCATAACCGCGCTTGTCCTTTTTATAGTAGGTTTCGGAATTTCCCTCAAATTCTCACTCGACTGGTCTTTTTACTTTAAGGTTCTCTCGGTAGTCGGCGCGGTCGCGCTTGCGGTTTCTCTGATAGTCCACCTTATACCTTCAAGAAACTAATCCGGTACGCGGAATTTCTTACCAGTTTTTTCTTCTATTCACAAACCCCTCAGCGCAAGTCCCACCGCAACCGCCATCTTCGGGGCCAGATGTTCAATGTATTCAGGATCAAAACGCGAATCCGAAAAGGTAATATTCCGAAAAGGATTCGAAATCTCAACCTGAACCCCAGTGGCCTCTCCAAGTGCATCGGCGAGAGTTGCTATTCTTGAAGATCCCCCGGAAAGAATTATTCGGTCGATTACGTCTCCTGCTTCATCAAGAACCGTCTTTATCTCATCAGTGGCACGAGCAACGAAATCAGTGAAAACACTTTCTATCTCGTCATATCTGCCATAACCTTTAAGGCTGAACTTTATTCTCTCCGCCTCCTCGTAGGTGATTTTGAATTCCTCCATCAAACGAAGCGTAATCCATTGCCCCCCAAGCGAAATATCCTTCAGGACAAAAGGCACTGTACCATCCAAAACGCTCAAGTTAGTCCCTGACGCTCCGATATTCACAAGCGCCACTTTTTGACCGCGATCTCGGCAAAAAACTGTATAGCAGTTTGAAAGGGCCATGGCGTCAACATCAATTACCTGGGCGCGGAGTCCCGCCGAGAAAAGCGAACTTTTATACTCCTGCGCCGTTTTTTTCGAAACTGCCGCAACCAGCACCTGGGTCTCCTCGGATTTCCCGTTGCGGCGGAAAAGCGGAGTGTAGCTGTAATTAACCCCGTTAACGTCTTTGCGAAGACTGGTTCTCACGAGGTCCGGAACAAGTTTTTCCATGTCCTCTCCGAGAAAAACTCTGGGAACATTTACGACTTTCAAAGCAACGGCTTCGCCGGAAACTCCTATAACCGCCTTTTTCGTTCTCACGCCGAGTCTAGAAACGAGACTTGATACAACCCCCGAAACTATGTCGCCCCTTGAAATTGACTTGCGGACTATCGCATCTCCAGGAAGCATAGCCTCTCCCATATTCTCAAGCCGATAGTTTCCACCCCCGTAGGAAAGCTCCACAATCTTGACGGAACTTGAACCTATATCTATTCCAACCATGGCATCTTTGCCCTCAAGGAGGGAACCCGGGCGACGAAATTTACCGAAAGCCAATTTTTTAAAAGGAGAAATCAACGAACCGGGGATTGGAAACTACTCTTCCACAAGATCGTAATATATTTGCACTTCTCTGGAATGGGCTTCCGGGGGAAGGCTGTCGAAACTGGCTGTGAAGAAAAAGCTTTCCGTCGGATCAAGTCTTTCCCCTTCCTCAACAAGCGCGGAGGTCGCGGCAAGGGCGTTTCCATCCGAATCCTTTACGAATATAACGACATAAACTGACTGTACCGGGAAATTCGCCGTGTTCACCACGGCGCCGTTAAAATCCACGCTTCCGTCAAAGTTCTCGGTCTGGAGAACCGGCCCGTCGAGCTCAACGGCGGATTCCTCCGCGGTGCAGGCCGTAAGAACAAAGGCCGCGAGGACAAATAATGACGTAATCAGGAAGCTTTTTTTCATTTTTCCGGTTTAGTGCCCACGTTTGAAATCGAAATCACGTTCGCTGGATCCGCAGTTTTCTTTTCCGCGGTCTTTTTATCTTCAGAAGCGTGATCTTCTATTATGTCTCCAAGCACCTTGTGCATGAGCTTAAGTGCGCTTATGGAGTGTTCCTTGAGATAACCCTCGCTGAAGGGAATCTCCTCCTTTCTCCTTCTTAAGAACAGATGAAGAATGAAGGCCTGATTGTTTAGCACCACTAAAATAGCTACGTAAAGCAGAAAGTTGTCGGCGAAAACCTTTTTCATCAGTGTTTTCGTGTCGGAATCGATCTTAACTATGCCGAGCGGCCCATCGACCTGCGGGGAGAGAAACGGAACGGAAACGGAAATCTTTCCTGCGTATTTTTCAACCGAGTATCCCTCGGGCGGATAAGCGTTTTCCAGAAAATGTCCGGAAGCCATTTCGTTTTCCGGCTGTTTCATAAAAGTAACGCTGAAAAATTTGGGAGAGACCCCGAAAGTGTTAAACAGCTTCTCCCTGCCCAGCCTCTGGTCAAGAAAAAGATAGAACTCGTCACTTGTAGACCCCTCTCCGTGGTCCCGATAGAAACTGGTCGCCTGGTCTCCTATAGTCTCGGCTATGGCTTTGGTTCTGGTGACAAAGTCTTTTTTCGCGTTATCAAACTGAAAATAGAACACCACACCTATAAGGGCTATGATGCCCAGCTCAACCATTGATATTTTGAACAGCAGTCCAAATTTCTGGTTCAGGCGCATTTTACAAACTCTTCAAGTATCTTGCGTAGATTTTTATCCTGTGAATGTCGGAGAAGCATGAACACCATTCCGGCAAAATCCTTTTTTATTTCTCCGTCAAGACTTCTGTAAAGCTTAAGGAGCATCTTCTCCTCGTTTGTGAGAACCTCGAGCTCCTGTTCTGATATGGCTTCTTTTTCGATGAATCTTTTGAGTCTTTCCGTCCTTGAGACGCTCCAGATTTCCTCAACCTTTACCCCCAGGATTGAAGATATCTGCTGGCAGCGGTCAAAAGAGGGTGCGTCAACCTTTCCGGTTTCAAGCTGATGTATGTACACGCTCGAAACCTCAAGAGATCGAGCGAGGTTTTCCTGGGTAATCTTTCTTCTTTTCCTTATCCTCTTTAGATAGTCTCCAAACTTCATTCAAAACTCCTCCGAGAATAAAATAGTCTTGCGTGCCAAGTTTAACTTAATGCGTATAACAAAACAATATAGCTATGGAATCACCGCGAACCGGAAACAGGGAAAACGGGTGGGGTACGCCAATCTGCGGCTTCTGCCGTCCCTGCGCAATTCAGTTCTCAGCCGACGCTACAGCTTCGGACAGAGATAATACCATGTCCGAAAATCGCCCCGAGGGATGTTCGGAAACCTTGCGCCTGAAGCGCTCGTCGGCAGTTACAAACGGCCGACCTGTATTCAGCGCCAACGCCAAGCAAAGACAGTCGTATGCGGGGTGATTGAGCTTAACCGCAAGGGCAGTCGCAGAACCAAGCAAGTGCCGGGTCGGAAGAAGTTCAATTTCCGCATGTTCAAGAAGCTGCGCTTTGAGCAAGGCTTCGTCCTCGGAGATATCGCTCTGCAGTACTTTTTTCCACAAGATGTTGGCACATTCCGCGATTAAAAGGTCGGGCGCGGATAACCGGGCATTTCTAAGAACATCCAGGGCCTCAGCAGTCCCTCCTTCCTCCACGACCCACTTGATCGCAACACTTGCGTCAATAACGTAGCGGCTCACCGCTCGCTGCGTCCTTCACGCAAAAGATCTTCCGCCGGAGTGTGCTCGCGGCCCCCGGTCATCCGGCGCAGTTTTGCCGCAAGCTCCTCAAACGCGGGTTCGACTTCACAGGAAAGCGCCTGGCGCAGGATTTCCCGGCGCTCGGCCTCCGCAGAACGTCCGTGACGCGCGGCGCGACGCTTGAGACGAATTATGATTTCATCTTCAACATTTCGGACATGAAGATTTGCAGGCATGAAACAACTCCTCAATATATATATGCTATCAATAGCATATTTCTCCTTCTTTTGACATCGCTTTTCCGCACAGCTGCGACAAAAGCTTCGGGGAGTTGCGACGAAACCCGGATCAGAAAAAAATCAGAAGGCCGCGCAGGCGCTTGCTACTTGGCGCAGAACCGCCGAACGGTCAAACCTTTGTTTGTATTCTCCGATAACCCTGTCTATTCCGGAAACGGAATCGTTATCCGGCGGGACAAGAATTATAAGCACCTTCGTATCCTCTTTTATGAACGCTCCGGAAGGGGCGGTGTACTGTCCGTAAGCATCAAGGACGGTGAGGCCGTCTGGGAACTCAACGGTGATTGTATCTTCAAGAAACTTGCTCCAGTCATCATCACTTACGGTCCGGGGATTATCCGCGTTCCCACGTCCGAAAAAAAGCCTGTATTCGGTATACGGCTCAGTTCCTTGCGGACACGGGTTTGTCTGGGCCTCCGAAGAACACGACACAATGAAAATGCAAGCCGCAACAAGAGCCGCAACAGCAACCAGAGCACCAGCTGTCCGATTAAGTGTCTTCAGCATAAACCACCTATCTTAAGCAGGGAAACGGAAAGGTTCCGCTTCTCCCGCAAAAACCCCTCAAAAATGACGTGCCCGGAGGCGGAATCGAACCACCGACACGAGGATTTTCAGTCCTCTGCTCTACCAACTGAGCTATCCGGGCAGAAATAAACGGGCTTTAATTCTACCCGAAGAAAATATTTTGTTTCAAGGAACGAAACTTCTTCGTTCACAAACAAAGGGGGCCGCGGCCCTTTGCTAAAGAACCGTGGCCCCCCTGAACACAGAAAAAAGAGGTATGGAGAGATGGTTTTTTCTTCTGCGTTGTGTTTTGTTTCCTCTATCTATACGTCAAGCCAGTAAAGAAGCTGTACCGCAAATCCGTGCTGATCCTCTTCGCCGGCAAAATAAGCGTCATCGCCGTCCGCCTTGTCGTAGCGATACTCAAGCCTCGTCTCGAAATTTCCCACGGACTCGAAAGGAGTCAATATAAGAGTCGAGGTGAACTCGTAGAGCTCAAGGTCCGGCGTATCAACTCTTTCCGACTCGTCAACGTACTCACCCCTGAGAGCAAGTGACATGGAGTCCGCAAGACTTACTATCGCATAACCGGCAAAACCCCAGCGGTCTCCCCCCGCATCATGCGACGTGTACTCGAAATCGCCTATCAAGGTCAGTTTCTCCATGAGGGTCATGGTACCGACGACCGTGACAAGGGTCCTGGTATCGCCATCCGTATCGCCGAAGTACCCGGTAATGCCGAGCCAGCCGTCGTTCGGGAAATTAAGCGCGATCTGAGATTCAAACGTCTTTCCGTCATCCACGTCATCAACCGCGTCCCAGTCGTTGCTTAAACCGAGAGCAAAATCAAGTGATCCGGCACTGAAGGTCGTCCGAACACCGCTGTGCGCAAACGGGATCCTGTAAAAAAGCAGGGACCTCGTTATGTTGGTGTTGTCCTTGGCCTCTATAAGTTCCCAGCCCGCCAGCGTGGTAAACTGACCGGCATAAACATTAAGGCCGCCGTCGCCCGATGGAACAAGCACGTTTATGTAAGCCTGATAAGGGCTTACCGCGCCATCGCCGTCGCTGTTAAAACCGAAGCCGAGACGTTCAGCCTGCTCGCCGAAAAGAACATCAGCCCTGAAACCCACCAGATCCATTACTCCATCGCCGACAGTTGGAACTTTTTCAAGCGAAAGAGTGAAGGCGTCTATCGAGAAATCGTTGTGTTCGGGATAAAGACCCCTCTCGGCGATACCTTCCCCGACTTCCCCGTTTGAAACATACTGATAAGTCGTGTCAAGCGAAAAGCCGAGTCCAATCGACTCAAGATTTCCGAGATCGAGGGCGTTTGCCCTCGGGGCCCCGAACTGGGTCCCGAGCAGCAAAGCCGCCGCGATCATCATCAATGAAAGTTTAGAAACTATACTTCTCATTTTTCTCCTCCTATAAGAGTTATTATTCCTTTTTTCCCTGTTCTCATGCTAAACCTAAACCTAAGTTGCGGACTGAAAATCCGGATAGGACTCCATTCCGTGCTCGGTTATATCCAGTCCTCTTCTCTCCTCTTCCTCGCTCACTCTTATGCCAACAGCCATCTTTATGGCGTAGAAGATGATGAAGGCGCAGACGACCGTGAAGACACCGTATGCCAGAACTCCGATAAGCTGAACCATAAAACTGAAATCGGGTCCTCCGAAAATTCCCACGGCAAGCGTTCCCCATATACCGCAGACCAGGTGAACGGAAATCGCTCCCACCGGATCGTCTATCCTTATCTTGTCAAAGAAACTGACCGCGAAAACCACTATTATTCCTGCCACAAGCCCTATGATGACCGCCTCTCCCGGAGAGACCACGTCGGCTCCGGCCGTGATTCCCACAAGACCCGCAAGCACACCGTTTAGAGCCATGGAGAGATCAGGAAACTTAAAAGTTCCCCACGACGTGAAGGCCGCTCCTAAAGCGCCCGCAGCCGCCGCAAGCGAAGTCGTGACTATGACCAGTGAAATCAGTTCCGGATCCGCGCTCAGCACCGAACCGCCGTTAAAACCGAACCATCCCATCCAGAGCAGAAACACGCCGATTGCAAGAAGCGGAAGAGAGTGACCCGGAATCGGCCTCATCGCTCCCGAGGCGAGATATTTCCCTACGCGCGGGCCGAGAAGATAGGCTCCGACAAGTCCTCCCCATCCTCCTACGCTGTGAACGAGCGTAGAACCGGCGAAATCGTAAAAGCCCATCTGGTCAAGCCATCCGCCGCCCCACTTCCAGGATCCAGCTACGGGATACACTATGGCGACGAATATGGTTGCGAAAATAAGAAAGCTCGAGAGCTTTATACGTTCGGCAACAGCTCCGGAGACAATCGTGGCCGCCGTCGCGGCAAACATTGCCTGGAATATGAAATCGGTGTAGTAGGTGTAGCCACCGTCCGCATACTCTATGAGCCCCTCAGCCCCGGCCGGTGCTGAAATACCGAAACCTGCAAACCCGAAGATGCCACCGCCTATGAAATCCCCTGGGTACATAAGGTTAAAACCCATAAGGGCGTAAGTGAGAATGCCCGCCGAAATGATAAACGTGTTTTTAAACAGTATGTTTACCGTGTTCTTCGATCTGGTAAGTCCGGTCTCGAGAGTAGCAAATCCGAGATGCATTATAAAGACAAGAAAAGTCGCAAGCAGCATCCACACGTTGTTCGCCACGAAAACAGAATGGGCCGCACCTTCTGACGCAAAAGCTGAATAGCCCCCCAGAACAACAAAAGCAAAAACCGAAAGAAACAGCACGCGGCTGCATCCGAAGGGTTTTCTTAAAAAATCTGCGATATTCATAACCAACTCCTCCATGTTTGGACAATTTTCTTCTCAATACCTTTTGCAATTAAGAGGCCATAAAACCAGAAGGCAGGAAACGCTCACTCTAACTCTCTGAAATAATTGAGAAAAAATAAATTCCCAACGGCTCGGGATTTTCAAGTAGACTTAGAGCCTGCAAACCATGCCTAAAAAATGTGCACGGTGTGCACCGAAAAACACCGAAACCGGTTAGAACAAAAATCTCGCGCAGGCGCGAAAAGATGGAGACCGAAGCGGTCGCTTCCTTTAAAAACACAGAAAAATGAGAATCCTTTTCGCTGGAACACCAGAATTCGCCGTACCATCTCTCGAGGCGCTTTGCGGTTCTCCCCACGAGGTAATCGCGCTTCTCTCGAAGCCGGACAGGCCAAGGGGGAGGAGCCGAAAACCCGTATGGCCGGAAACAAAAAAAGTGGCCGCGGAGCGCGGAGTGCCCGTTTTTCAGCCCCAAGACTTAAAGACACCCGAGTTCCAAAAGACACTGAAGTCCCTTTCCCCCGATCTCATAGCGGTTGTGGCCTACGGAAAGATGCTCCCCGCCGCCATGCTTGACGCACCCCCTTTCGGTTGCGTAAACGTTCACGCATCGCTGCTTCCCAGCTACAGGGGAGCAGCCCCGATTAACTGGGCCATAGCAAAGGGAGAGAAAAAAACGGGAGTTACGATCATGCAGATTGACGAGGAAATGGACACGGGAGACATTCTCGTTCAAAAGGAGGTGCGGATAGGGGATGAGGAAACCGCCTGGGAACTTTCAAAAAGACTCTCGCTTGAAGGAGCACAGCTTCTTTTGGAAACGATCGACAGCATCGCAAAAGATGAAATATCTCCCGTAAAGCAGGACCCGGCCGCGGCCACCTACGCACCTCTTCTCTCTAGAGAAGACGGCCGGGTGGACTGGAGCCGGGACGCAGAGGAGATAAAGAACCTGGTAAGGGCGATGACTCCGTGGCCGTGCGCCCACACCACGCTCGGGGGGAAAAACCTCAAGATA includes these proteins:
- a CDS encoding outer membrane beta-barrel protein; protein product: MRSIVSKLSLMMIAAALLLGTQFGAPRANALDLGNLESIGLGFSLDTTYQYVSNGEVGEGIAERGLYPEHNDFSIDAFTLSLEKVPTVGDGVMDLVGFRADVLFGEQAERLGFGFNSDGDGAVSPYQAYINVLVPSGDGGLNVYAGQFTTLAGWELIEAKDNTNITRSLLFYRIPFAHSGVRTTFSAGSLDFALGLSNDWDAVDDVDDGKTFESQIALNFPNDGWLGITGYFGDTDGDTRTLVTVVGTMTLMEKLTLIGDFEYTSHDAGGDRWGFAGYAIVSLADSMSLALRGEYVDESERVDTPDLELYEFTSTLILTPFESVGNFETRLEYRYDKADGDDAYFAGEEDQHGFAVQLLYWLDV
- a CDS encoding VacB/RNase II family 3'-5' exoribonuclease, with the translated sequence MSSKRELRILKLLSENKGKSLSEGNILRGLDMPERKREKLRATLKSMAFEGKIKRTSRGSYRLRKHWKKGAAKNGRHLDSPVSLLNGNRKKIVPAGLSKGSFLRVLADLRETPRGFVACPRKAELFEYEVETGGWKKSFSDGELVVIESKPGKQTATVTERLGISGEIETEKRGIISEYGLAKGFSRNVTKEVAGLSAELSNGNLSSRVNLEKETTFTIDGDDAKDFDDAVGVTKIRRGYRLRVSIADVSHYVACGSACDEEAARRATSTYLSDRVIPMLPKRLSNDLCSLRPGRRRLTKTVEMDFDSSGRLRDSRIYNSVIKSCARLTYSEAAAILEGNGTASSSRGKNIISSLLLMKELYRKLRELRIDKGGLDFDFPEAVLLRDSKGEVSDVDRLKRNVAHEIIEEFMIMANSVVAEFIFRNGFESIYRIHESPDPDSIEQLRENLLKIGIKANFGGQIKQQDIQEVMKAASGRKDREQINFMILRALKKAVYSTKHVPHFGLAIDDYTHFTSPIRRYADLVVHRIIDEILQKRTPSYDSARLKRIAERCSILERTAEDAERQFMNLETANFMKSRVGDVFHGKILSIHPFGVFIEIEEHFVEGLIPEHFYKIKGRKRKWFNLGEEVRVKLVSADMERRRLTFNLAS
- a CDS encoding DUF3574 domain-containing protein — protein: MLKTLNRTAGALVAVAALVAACIFIVSCSSEAQTNPCPQGTEPYTEYRLFFGRGNADNPRTVSDDDWSKFLEDTITVEFPDGLTVLDAYGQYTAPSGAFIKEDTKVLIILVPPDNDSVSGIDRVIGEYKQRFDRSAVLRQVASACAAF
- the amt gene encoding ammonium transporter, yielding MLLATFLVFIMHLGFATLETGLTRSKNTVNILFKNTFIISAGILTYALMGFNLMYPGDFIGGGIFGFAGFGISAPAGAEGLIEYADGGYTYYTDFIFQAMFAATAATIVSGAVAERIKLSSFLIFATIFVAIVYPVAGSWKWGGGWLDQMGFYDFAGSTLVHSVGGWGGLVGAYLLGPRVGKYLASGAMRPIPGHSLPLLAIGVFLLWMGWFGFNGGSVLSADPELISLVIVTTSLAAAAGALGAAFTSWGTFKFPDLSMALNGVLAGLVGITAGADVVSPGEAVIIGLVAGIIVVFAVSFFDKIRIDDPVGAISVHLVCGIWGTLAVGIFGGPDFSFMVQLIGVLAYGVFTVVCAFIIFYAIKMAVGIRVSEEEERRGLDITEHGMESYPDFQSAT
- a CDS encoding type II toxin-antitoxin system VapC family toxin, translated to MSRYVIDASVAIKWVVEEGGTAEALDVLRNARLSAPDLLIAECANILWKKVLQSDISEDEALLKAQLLEHAEIELLPTRHLLGSATALAVKLNHPAYDCLCLALALNTGRPFVTADERFRRKVSEHPSGRFSDMVLSLSEAVASAEN
- the pilM gene encoding type IV pilus assembly protein PilM → MVGIDIGSSSVKIVELSYGGGNYRLENMGEAMLPGDAIVRKSISRGDIVSGVVSSLVSRLGVRTKKAVIGVSGEAVALKVVNVPRVFLGEDMEKLVPDLVRTSLRKDVNGVNYSYTPLFRRNGKSEETQVLVAAVSKKTAQEYKSSLFSAGLRAQVIDVDAMALSNCYTVFCRDRGQKVALVNIGASGTNLSVLDGTVPFVLKDISLGGQWITLRLMEEFKITYEEAERIKFSLKGYGRYDEIESVFTDFVARATDEIKTVLDEAGDVIDRIILSGGSSRIATLADALGEATGVQVEISNPFRNITFSDSRFDPEYIEHLAPKMAVAVGLALRGL
- the fmt gene encoding methionyl-tRNA formyltransferase, which produces MRILFAGTPEFAVPSLEALCGSPHEVIALLSKPDRPRGRSRKPVWPETKKVAAERGVPVFQPQDLKTPEFQKTLKSLSPDLIAVVAYGKMLPAAMLDAPPFGCVNVHASLLPSYRGAAPINWAIAKGEKKTGVTIMQIDEEMDTGDILVQKEVRIGDEETAWELSKRLSLEGAQLLLETIDSIAKDEISPVKQDPAAATYAPLLSREDGRVDWSRDAEEIKNLVRAMTPWPCAHTTLGGKNLKILRALSGPGEGRPGEIVSLGGESLDVATGNGILQILSLQIEAARKMDASEFKRGKKDLREGQFMI
- a CDS encoding helix-turn-helix domain-containing protein yields the protein MKFGDYLKRIRKRRKITQENLARSLEVSSVYIHQLETGKVDAPSFDRCQQISSILGVKVEEIWSVSRTERLKRFIEKEAISEQELEVLTNEEKMLLKLYRSLDGEIKKDFAGMVFMLLRHSQDKNLRKILEEFVKCA